Proteins encoded together in one Kitasatospora albolonga window:
- a CDS encoding GNAT family N-acetyltransferase yields MPVFLETARLVLRPFTAADAPHLLALDNDPEVMRYINGGRPVSADTIRERTLPRLLHDHPCTGTRGFWAAEEKTTGAFLGWFELRPLTDHDPTAVELGYRLNRAAWGRGYATEGARALIDKGFTDLGAERVTANTMAVNTGSRRVMEKAGLTFLRAYTEEWPDAIEGSEHGEVEYVLTRAEWKAPRP; encoded by the coding sequence ATGCCCGTCTTCCTGGAGACCGCCCGGCTCGTGCTGCGCCCGTTCACGGCCGCCGACGCCCCCCACCTGCTCGCCCTCGACAACGACCCCGAGGTCATGCGGTACATCAACGGCGGCCGGCCCGTCAGCGCCGACACCATCCGGGAGCGGACCCTGCCCCGGCTCCTCCACGACCACCCGTGCACCGGGACCCGGGGGTTCTGGGCGGCGGAGGAGAAGACCACCGGCGCCTTCCTCGGCTGGTTCGAGCTGCGGCCCCTCACCGACCACGACCCCACCGCCGTCGAGCTCGGCTACCGGCTCAACCGGGCCGCCTGGGGCCGGGGTTACGCCACCGAGGGGGCCAGGGCCCTGATCGACAAGGGGTTCACCGACCTCGGGGCGGAGCGCGTCACCGCCAACACCATGGCCGTCAACACGGGGTCCCGGCGGGTGATGGAGAAGGCGGGGCTGACCTTCCTCCGCGCCTACACCGAGGAGTGGCCGGACGCCATCGAGGGCTCGGAGCACGGCGAGGTGGAGTACGTCCTCACCCGGGCGGAGTGGAAGGCGCCC
- a CDS encoding glyoxalase, which produces MTRHGPLNEFCWMDLKTHDPSGTAAFFSSVLGWDFAVDEEDWRRAVKFSAGGHRIGGVSDLAQPVYPPGTPAHIAFYLAVDDVDHRTAVAAETGAQILVPPFDAGDQGRIATLIDPMGAAFSLWRPSGYAGWPPQPPEDDEGASRIEAAPHHMVLVHEDPQRARDFYTEVAGAPLARVTFRQGPYGAASAPQWELAIGVRDVEGVVTRACEHACELVTLSRECGRPRARLRSPEGLTFRIHPLGP; this is translated from the coding sequence ATGACCCGGCACGGCCCCCTGAACGAGTTCTGCTGGATGGACCTCAAGACCCACGACCCCTCCGGCACCGCCGCCTTCTTCTCCTCGGTGCTGGGGTGGGACTTCGCCGTGGACGAGGAGGACTGGCGCCGGGCCGTGAAGTTCTCCGCCGGAGGCCACCGCATCGGCGGGGTCAGCGACCTCGCGCAACCGGTCTACCCGCCGGGGACCCCCGCCCATATCGCCTTCTACCTGGCGGTCGACGACGTGGACCACCGTACGGCCGTGGCGGCGGAGACCGGGGCGCAGATCCTCGTACCGCCCTTCGACGCGGGCGACCAGGGCCGGATCGCCACCCTCATCGACCCGATGGGCGCGGCCTTCTCCCTGTGGCGGCCGTCCGGGTACGCGGGGTGGCCGCCGCAACCCCCGGAGGACGACGAGGGCGCGTCCCGTATCGAGGCCGCCCCTCACCATATGGTCCTGGTCCACGAAGACCCGCAGCGGGCCCGGGACTTCTACACCGAGGTGGCGGGCGCCCCTCTCGCCCGCGTCACCTTCCGCCAGGGCCCCTACGGAGCAGCCTCCGCACCGCAGTGGGAGCTGGCCATCGGCGTGCGCGACGTGGAAGGCGTCGTCACCCGGGCCTGCGAGCACGCGTGCGAGCTCGTCACCCTGTCCCGGGAGTGCGGCAGGCCCCGCGCCCGGCTGAGGAGCCCGGAGGGGCTGACCTTCCGCATCCACCCGCTGGGTCCGTGA
- a CDS encoding short-chain dehydrogenase → MTTPLTGRLCAGRVVAVTGAGRGLGRAHALAFAAEGARVVVNDLGVGPGGDGGSGGPARRVVEEIAAAGGEAVGHDGDIATAEGSASLVTTALDAFGRLDTLVNNAGFLRDRMLVNLDEDDWDAVMRVHLKGHFLPLKHAAAHWRAEAKAGRTPVARVINTSSGAGLLGSVGQGNYAAAKAGIVALTLVAAAELGRYGVHVNALAPAARTRMTERTFAEAMAAPGEGEFDAMAPENVSPLVVWLGSAASDGVTGRVFEAEAGRITVMEGWRPGPTDDRGARRSPAEAGETVRRLLADAEVPQGVYGAS, encoded by the coding sequence ATGACCACACCCCTCACCGGACGGCTCTGCGCGGGCCGGGTCGTCGCCGTCACGGGCGCCGGGCGCGGCCTCGGCCGGGCCCACGCCCTCGCCTTCGCCGCCGAAGGCGCCCGGGTCGTCGTCAACGATCTCGGCGTCGGACCCGGCGGCGACGGCGGTTCGGGCGGCCCCGCCCGCCGGGTCGTCGAGGAGATCGCGGCGGCGGGCGGCGAAGCGGTCGGCCACGACGGCGACATCGCCACCGCCGAGGGCTCCGCCTCCCTCGTCACCACCGCCCTGGACGCCTTCGGCCGCCTCGACACCCTGGTCAACAACGCGGGCTTCCTCCGCGACCGGATGCTGGTCAACCTGGACGAGGACGACTGGGACGCGGTGATGCGCGTCCATCTCAAGGGCCACTTCCTGCCGTTGAAGCATGCGGCGGCCCACTGGCGGGCCGAGGCCAAGGCGGGCCGCACGCCCGTCGCCCGGGTGATCAACACCAGCTCCGGCGCCGGACTCCTCGGCAGCGTCGGCCAGGGCAACTACGCGGCGGCCAAGGCCGGGATCGTCGCCCTCACCCTGGTCGCGGCGGCCGAACTGGGCCGGTACGGAGTCCACGTCAACGCCCTCGCCCCGGCCGCCCGGACCCGGATGACCGAGCGGACCTTCGCCGAGGCGATGGCGGCCCCGGGGGAGGGGGAGTTCGACGCGATGGCCCCCGAGAACGTCTCGCCCCTCGTCGTCTGGCTCGGCTCGGCGGCCAGCGACGGGGTGACCGGCCGCGTCTTCGAGGCCGAGGCGGGCCGCATCACCGTCATGGAGGGCTGGCGCCCCGGCCCCACCGACGACCGGGGCGCCCGCAGATCCCCGGCCGAGGCGGGGGAGACGGTACGCAGGCTGCTGGCGGACGCGGAGGTGCCGCAGGGGGTGTACGGGGCGTCGTAG
- a CDS encoding enoyl-CoA hydratase (Catalyzes the reversible hydration of unsaturated fatty acyl-CoA to beta-hydroxyacyl-CoA), with translation MTVSTASPADGVRVVTVDHPPVNALPVRGWYELADAVRAAGRDPEARCVVLAAAGRGFNAGVDIKELQRDPGNAALIGVNRGCAEAFEAVYACEVPVVAAVHGFCLGGGIGLAGNADAIVAGEDAVFGLPELDRGALGAATHLARLVPQHLMRTLYYTARTVTAAELLAHGSVWRVVPVDELLDAAVELAAEIARKDGGLLRLAKAALNGIDPVDVRRSYRFEQGFTFEAGLSGTAGRVRDTFGKEA, from the coding sequence ATGACTGTCTCCACCGCGTCTCCCGCCGACGGCGTCCGCGTCGTCACCGTCGACCATCCGCCCGTCAACGCGCTTCCCGTGCGGGGCTGGTACGAGCTGGCCGACGCCGTCCGGGCGGCGGGCCGCGACCCGGAGGCGCGCTGCGTCGTCCTGGCCGCCGCCGGGCGCGGTTTCAACGCGGGGGTCGACATCAAGGAGTTGCAGCGCGATCCGGGGAACGCGGCGCTGATCGGCGTCAACCGGGGCTGCGCGGAGGCGTTCGAGGCGGTGTACGCGTGCGAGGTCCCGGTCGTCGCCGCCGTGCACGGGTTCTGTCTCGGCGGCGGCATCGGCCTCGCCGGGAACGCGGACGCGATCGTGGCGGGCGAGGACGCGGTCTTCGGCCTGCCGGAGCTGGACCGGGGCGCGCTCGGGGCGGCGACCCATCTGGCCCGGCTGGTCCCGCAGCATCTGATGCGGACGCTGTACTACACCGCGCGCACGGTGACGGCGGCGGAACTGCTCGCCCACGGGTCGGTCTGGCGGGTCGTCCCGGTGGATGAACTGCTGGACGCGGCGGTGGAGTTGGCGGCGGAGATCGCCCGTAAGGACGGAGGGCTGCTGCGGCTGGCGAAGGCCGCGCTCAACGGCATCGACCCCGTCGACGTACGGCGCAGCTACCGCTTCGAGCAGGGGTTCACCTTCGAGGCGGGCCTGTCCGGGACCGCCGGCCGGGTCCGTGACACCTTCGGCAAGGAGGCGTGA
- a CDS encoding acyl CoA--acetate/3-ketoacid CoA transferase subunit alpha produces the protein MTDRPAARDKTMTPEEVVARLESGMTIGIGGWGSRRKPMALVRALLRSPVTDLTVISYGGPDIGLLAAGGRIARLVTAFVTLDSIPLEPHYRAARQRGAFTLTEIDEAMFMWGLHAAANRLPFLPVRAGLGSDVMRVNPGLRTVTSPYEDGEELVAMPALRMDAALVHLNRADRLGNGQYLGPDPYFDDLFCEAAETAYVSCERLVETAELTKGGTAPQTLLVQRHSVTGVVETPGGAHFTSCVPDHPRDEPFQKAYAAAAADPAAWAEFSARFLPPDGDEKSYRQAVRTWHEEQK, from the coding sequence ATGACCGACCGGCCCGCCGCCCGCGACAAGACCATGACGCCGGAGGAGGTCGTCGCCCGGCTGGAGAGCGGCATGACGATCGGCATCGGCGGCTGGGGATCGCGCCGCAAACCGATGGCGCTGGTCAGGGCGTTGCTCCGGTCGCCCGTCACCGATCTGACGGTGATCTCCTACGGCGGCCCGGACATCGGCCTGCTCGCCGCCGGGGGCCGGATCGCCCGCCTGGTCACGGCGTTCGTGACGCTGGACTCCATCCCGCTGGAGCCGCACTACCGGGCCGCCCGGCAGCGGGGGGCGTTCACGCTGACGGAGATCGACGAGGCGATGTTCATGTGGGGGCTGCACGCGGCGGCGAACCGGCTGCCGTTCCTGCCGGTGCGGGCGGGGCTCGGCTCCGATGTGATGCGGGTCAACCCCGGCCTGCGCACGGTGACTTCGCCGTACGAGGACGGTGAGGAGCTCGTCGCGATGCCGGCCCTGCGGATGGACGCGGCGCTGGTCCACCTGAACCGGGCGGACCGGCTGGGCAACGGGCAGTACCTGGGCCCCGACCCGTACTTCGACGATCTGTTCTGCGAGGCGGCGGAGACGGCGTACGTCTCCTGCGAACGCCTGGTGGAGACAGCGGAGTTGACGAAGGGCGGTACGGCCCCGCAGACCCTCCTGGTCCAGCGGCACTCCGTCACCGGGGTCGTGGAGACGCCCGGCGGGGCGCACTTCACCTCGTGCGTGCCCGACCACCCCCGCGACGAGCCGTTCCAGAAGGCGTACGCGGCAGCGGCGGCGGACCCGGCGGCCTGGGCGGAGTTCAGCGCGCGCTTCCTGCCCCCGGACGGCGACGAGAAGAGCTACCGGCAGGCCGTCCGCACCTGGCACGAGGAGCAGAAGTGA
- a CDS encoding CoA-transferase, translating to MTASATGSATRAEYCVIACAEVWRGNGEVLAAPMGAVPSVGARLARLTFAPELLLTDGEATIVGPDGEAEGWLPYRRHLTLVTGGRRHVMMGASQLDRFGNQNISCIGDWEQPARQLLGVRGAPVNTLNNAVSYWVPRHSPRVFVERVDMVCGVGHDNARAAGPSATRFHRIPQVVSDLGVFDFGTPDRSMRLVSVHPGVTVDRVREATGFALTVPADIPYTRTPTPAELRLIREVIDPSATRDREVRP from the coding sequence GTGACCGCGTCCGCCACGGGGAGCGCCACCCGCGCCGAGTACTGCGTGATCGCCTGCGCGGAGGTCTGGCGCGGGAACGGAGAGGTGCTGGCCGCCCCGATGGGCGCGGTCCCGTCCGTCGGCGCGCGGCTGGCCCGGCTGACCTTCGCCCCCGAACTGCTGCTCACCGACGGCGAGGCGACGATCGTCGGCCCGGACGGCGAGGCGGAGGGCTGGCTCCCCTACCGCAGACACCTCACCCTGGTCACCGGCGGGCGGCGGCACGTGATGATGGGCGCGAGCCAGCTCGACCGGTTCGGCAACCAGAACATCTCCTGCATCGGTGACTGGGAGCAGCCCGCCCGCCAGCTGCTGGGCGTCCGGGGCGCACCCGTCAACACCCTGAACAACGCGGTGAGTTACTGGGTCCCCCGGCACTCGCCCCGGGTCTTCGTGGAGCGGGTCGACATGGTCTGCGGGGTCGGTCACGACAACGCGCGGGCGGCGGGCCCGTCCGCGACCCGCTTCCACCGCATCCCCCAAGTCGTCAGTGATCTGGGGGTGTTCGACTTCGGCACCCCGGACCGTTCGATGCGGCTGGTCTCGGTCCACCCCGGCGTCACGGTGGACCGGGTCCGCGAGGCGACGGGCTTCGCCCTCACCGTACCGGCCGACATCCCGTACACCCGGACCCCGACCCCGGCCGAACTGCGCCTGATCCGCGAGGTCATCGACCCCTCGGCCACCCGCGACCGCGAGGTGCGGCCCTGA
- a CDS encoding DEAD/DEAH box helicase, producing MTRFERQDRTPRSRPARGRGQGAGAQSPSNPRGGAARSKGPARRKPAAAPPAEFTLPETVTPALPSVGAFADLDMPAALLKTLAAQGVTEPFPIQGATLPNSLAGRDILGRGRTGSGKTLAFGLALLARTAGRRSEPRAPLAMVLVPTRELAQQVTDALTPYATAVNLRLATVVGGMSITKQSATLRRGAEVLVATPGRLKDLIERGDCRLDEVAITVLDEADQMADMGFMPQVVALLKQVEADGQRMLFSATLDKNIDRLVKMFLTDPVVHSVDPSAGAVTTMEHHVLHVLDETDKKAVATKIAARDGRVIMFVDTKRAADRFAKRLLASGVRAAALHGGRSQPQRNRTLDQFKNGQVTALVATNVAARGIHVDDLDLVVNVDPPTDHKDYLHRGGRTARAGESGSVVTLVLPDEKREMTRLMQDAGIAPRTTRVTSGDEELSRITGAREPSGIAVVIEVPQPTPPKQRTRSGGSGPAGSGGGAVRSGSRGRGRRGSGAGAGGGAGAGGGAGRSGGARSGAEPRSTGRSGAPARRRRAA from the coding sequence ATGACTCGCTTCGAACGCCAGGACCGCACCCCCCGCTCCCGTCCGGCCCGTGGCCGTGGCCAGGGCGCGGGCGCGCAGAGCCCGTCGAACCCCCGGGGCGGCGCCGCCCGCTCCAAGGGCCCGGCCCGCCGCAAGCCCGCCGCCGCACCGCCCGCGGAGTTCACCCTGCCGGAGACGGTGACCCCCGCACTGCCCTCCGTCGGCGCCTTCGCCGACCTGGACATGCCTGCCGCGCTGCTGAAGACCCTCGCCGCGCAGGGCGTCACCGAGCCGTTCCCGATCCAGGGCGCGACCCTGCCGAACTCGCTGGCGGGCCGGGACATCCTCGGCCGGGGCCGCACCGGCTCCGGCAAGACCCTCGCCTTCGGTCTGGCCCTGCTCGCCCGCACCGCCGGGCGCCGCAGCGAGCCGCGTGCCCCGCTCGCCATGGTCCTCGTGCCCACCCGTGAGCTGGCCCAGCAGGTCACCGACGCGCTCACCCCGTACGCCACCGCCGTGAACCTGCGGCTCGCCACCGTCGTCGGCGGCATGTCCATCACCAAGCAGTCCGCCACCCTGCGGCGCGGCGCCGAAGTCCTCGTCGCCACCCCGGGCCGGCTCAAGGACCTCATCGAGCGCGGCGACTGCCGCCTGGACGAGGTCGCCATCACCGTCCTCGACGAGGCCGACCAGATGGCCGACATGGGCTTCATGCCGCAGGTCGTCGCCCTGCTCAAGCAGGTCGAGGCGGACGGGCAGCGGATGCTGTTCTCCGCGACCCTGGACAAGAACATCGACCGCCTCGTCAAGATGTTCCTCACCGACCCGGTCGTCCACTCCGTCGACCCCTCCGCCGGTGCGGTCACCACCATGGAGCACCACGTGCTCCACGTCCTGGACGAGACGGACAAGAAGGCCGTCGCCACGAAGATCGCCGCCCGCGACGGCCGCGTGATCATGTTCGTGGACACCAAGCGCGCCGCGGACCGGTTCGCCAAGCGGCTGCTGGCCAGCGGGGTACGGGCCGCCGCCCTGCACGGCGGGCGCTCCCAGCCGCAGCGCAACCGGACCCTGGACCAGTTCAAGAACGGCCAGGTCACCGCGCTCGTCGCGACGAACGTGGCGGCCCGTGGCATCCACGTCGACGACCTGGACCTGGTCGTCAACGTGGACCCGCCCACCGACCACAAGGACTACCTCCACCGGGGCGGCCGTACGGCCCGCGCCGGGGAGTCCGGCAGCGTCGTCACGCTCGTCCTGCCCGACGAGAAGCGCGAGATGACCCGGCTGATGCAGGACGCGGGCATCGCGCCCCGCACCACGCGGGTCACCTCCGGCGACGAGGAGCTCAGCCGGATCACGGGGGCCCGTGAGCCCTCCGGGATCGCGGTCGTCATCGAGGTGCCGCAGCCGACTCCGCCGAAGCAGCGGACGCGCTCGGGCGGTTCGGGCCCGGCCGGCTCCGGCGGGGGCGCGGTGCGCTCCGGGAGCCGAGGGCGCGGGCGGCGCGGGTCCGGTGCGGGTGCCGGGGGCGGCGCCGGGGCCGGTGGTGGCGCGGGCCGCTCCGGCGGGGCGCGGTCCGGCGCCGAGCCCCGGAGCACGGGCCGCTCCGGCGCTCCGGCGCGGCGGCGCCGGGCCGCGTAG
- a CDS encoding cold shock domain protein CspD, giving the protein MATGTVKWFNSEKGFGFIEQDGGGADVFAHYSNIATSGFRELQEGQKVSFDVTQGQKGPQAENIVPA; this is encoded by the coding sequence ATGGCCACCGGTACCGTGAAGTGGTTCAACTCGGAAAAGGGCTTCGGCTTCATCGAGCAGGACGGCGGCGGCGCCGACGTCTTCGCCCACTACTCCAACATCGCCACCTCGGGCTTCCGTGAGCTCCAGGAGGGCCAGAAGGTCTCCTTCGACGTCACGCAGGGCCAGAAGGGCCCGCAGGCGGAGAACATCGTCCCGGCCTGA
- a CDS encoding acetyl-CoA acetyltransferase (Catalyzes the synthesis of acetoacetyl coenzyme A from two molecules of acetyl coenzyme A. It can also act as a thiolase, catalyzing the reverse reaction and generating two-carbon units from the four-carbon product of fatty acid oxidation): MADAYIVEAVRTPVGRRKGGLGAVHPADLGAHVLKELIARAGVDPAAVEDVVFGCLDTVGPQAGDIARTAWLAAGLPEEVPGVTVDRQCGSSQQALHFAAQGVLSGTQDLVVAGGVQSMTQIPIAFASRQAAEPLGLTEGPYAGSEGWRARYGDAPVNQFHGAQLIAEKWGIGRRDMEEFALTSHRRAVRAIDEGRFARETVAYGDVTADEGPRRDTTLEKMAALAPVLPGGTITAACSSQVSDGAAALLIASERAVADHGLTPRARVHHLSVRGEDPIRMLSAPIPATAHALKKTGLTIDAVDLVEINEAFAPVVLAWLKETGADPERVNVNGGAIALGHPLGATGAKLMTTLLHELERTGGRYGLQTMCEGGGQANVTIVERL, from the coding sequence ATGGCCGATGCCTACATTGTCGAAGCGGTACGGACCCCCGTCGGACGGCGCAAGGGCGGCCTCGGGGCCGTCCACCCCGCCGACCTCGGCGCCCACGTCCTGAAGGAGCTCATCGCCCGCGCGGGCGTCGACCCGGCGGCCGTGGAGGACGTGGTCTTCGGCTGCCTGGACACCGTGGGGCCGCAGGCCGGGGACATCGCCCGTACGGCATGGCTGGCGGCCGGGCTCCCCGAGGAGGTCCCCGGCGTCACCGTCGACCGGCAGTGCGGCTCCTCCCAGCAGGCCCTGCACTTCGCCGCCCAGGGCGTGCTGTCCGGCACCCAGGACCTGGTGGTGGCGGGCGGGGTCCAGAGCATGACCCAGATCCCGATCGCCTTCGCCTCCCGGCAGGCCGCCGAACCCCTCGGCCTCACCGAGGGCCCGTACGCGGGCAGCGAGGGCTGGCGCGCCCGGTACGGCGACGCGCCCGTCAACCAGTTCCACGGCGCCCAGCTCATCGCCGAGAAGTGGGGGATCGGCCGCCGGGACATGGAGGAGTTCGCCCTCACCTCCCACCGCCGGGCCGTCCGCGCCATCGACGAGGGCCGCTTCGCCCGCGAGACCGTCGCGTACGGGGACGTCACCGCCGACGAGGGGCCGCGCCGGGACACCACCCTGGAGAAGATGGCCGCCCTCGCCCCCGTCCTGCCCGGCGGCACGATCACCGCCGCCTGCTCCTCCCAGGTCTCCGACGGGGCCGCCGCCCTGCTCATCGCCTCGGAGCGGGCCGTCGCCGACCACGGCCTCACCCCGCGCGCCCGCGTCCACCACCTCTCCGTACGCGGCGAGGACCCGATCCGGATGCTCTCCGCCCCGATCCCCGCCACCGCGCACGCCCTGAAGAAGACCGGGCTCACCATCGACGCCGTCGACCTCGTCGAGATCAACGAGGCTTTCGCACCGGTCGTCCTCGCCTGGCTGAAGGAGACCGGCGCGGACCCCGAACGCGTCAACGTCAACGGCGGAGCCATCGCGCTCGGCCACCCGCTCGGCGCGACCGGCGCCAAGCTGATGACGACACTCCTGCACGAACTGGAACGCACCGGGGGCCGCTACGGGCTCCAGACCATGTGCGAGGGCGGCGGACAGGCCAATGTGACCATCGTCGAACGCCTCTGA
- a CDS encoding TetR family transcriptional regulator has product MPTKKKPQVTPTPERRRELLATAAEVFAAQGYNATTVRRIADEAGMLAGSLYYHFDSKESMVDEILSAFLDELWRGYDAVLAAGLGPRETIEALVTESFREIDRHRPAVAIYQKESRHLATQPRFAYLADSQVKFEKAWLSTLERGVAEGTFRDDLDIRLTYRFVRDTVWVAASWYRPGGYHSPEEIARQYLSMVLDGIALSTQPPS; this is encoded by the coding sequence GTGCCTACCAAGAAGAAGCCCCAGGTGACCCCCACCCCCGAACGGCGCCGCGAACTCCTCGCCACCGCCGCCGAGGTCTTCGCCGCCCAGGGATACAACGCCACCACCGTCCGCCGTATCGCGGACGAGGCGGGGATGCTCGCCGGCAGCCTCTACTACCACTTCGATTCCAAGGAATCGATGGTCGACGAGATCCTCTCCGCCTTCCTCGACGAGCTCTGGCGGGGGTACGACGCCGTCCTGGCGGCCGGGCTCGGCCCCCGCGAGACCATCGAGGCACTGGTCACCGAGTCCTTCCGGGAGATCGACCGGCACCGCCCCGCCGTCGCGATCTACCAGAAGGAGTCCCGGCACCTCGCCACCCAGCCGCGCTTCGCCTACCTCGCCGACTCACAGGTGAAGTTCGAGAAGGCGTGGCTCTCCACCCTGGAACGCGGCGTCGCCGAGGGCACCTTCCGCGACGACCTGGACATCCGCCTCACCTACCGCTTCGTCCGCGACACCGTCTGGGTCGCGGCCTCCTGGTACCGGCCCGGCGGGTACCACAGCCCCGAGGAGATCGCCCGCCAGTACCTCTCGATGGTGCTGGACGGGATCGCCCTGAGTACCCAGCCCCCCTCCTGA
- a CDS encoding short chain dehydrogenase: protein MSAPNYLPGHGLLAGRTAVVTAAAGAGIGGATARRFLEEGARVVIGDAHARRLKESAHALAEEFGADRVTGLTCDVTDEEQVRALFAHAERTHGRLDIVVNNAGLGGTAELTGMTDEQWTRVLDVTLNGTFRCTRAALRSFRATGTGGVLVNNASVVGWRAQRGQAHYAAAKAGVMALTRCAALEAADYGVRVNAVAPSLAMHPHLAKVTSAELLAELTEREAFGRYAEPWEIANVIVFLASGYSSYMTGEVVAVSSQHA from the coding sequence ATGAGCGCACCGAACTACCTGCCGGGGCACGGGCTGCTGGCCGGTCGCACCGCCGTCGTCACCGCCGCCGCCGGAGCCGGGATCGGCGGCGCCACCGCCCGCCGCTTCCTGGAGGAGGGCGCGCGCGTCGTGATCGGCGACGCCCATGCCCGGCGGCTGAAGGAGAGCGCCCACGCCCTCGCCGAGGAGTTCGGTGCCGACCGTGTCACCGGCCTGACCTGCGATGTCACCGACGAGGAGCAGGTACGGGCCCTCTTCGCCCACGCCGAACGCACCCACGGCCGCCTGGACATCGTCGTCAACAACGCGGGCCTCGGCGGCACCGCCGAGCTCACCGGGATGACCGACGAGCAGTGGACCAGGGTCCTCGATGTCACCCTGAACGGCACCTTCCGCTGCACCCGCGCCGCCCTGCGCTCCTTCAGGGCCACCGGCACCGGAGGCGTGCTCGTCAACAACGCCTCCGTCGTCGGCTGGCGCGCCCAGCGCGGCCAGGCCCACTACGCCGCCGCCAAGGCGGGCGTCATGGCCCTCACCCGCTGCGCCGCGCTCGAGGCCGCCGACTACGGCGTACGTGTCAACGCCGTCGCCCCCAGCCTCGCCATGCACCCCCACCTGGCCAAGGTCACCTCCGCCGAACTCCTCGCCGAACTCACGGAGAGGGAGGCGTTCGGCCGGTACGCCGAACCCTGGGAGATCGCCAACGTGATCGTCTTCCTGGCGAGCGGCTACTCCTCCTACATGACCGGCGAGGTCGTCGCCGTCAGCAGCCAGCATGCGTGA
- a CDS encoding acyl-CoA dehydrogenase: MDLARTARTEALRAEAREWLRAHVPARPLPSLETAEGFAAHREWEAELYGGGWSAVSWPEEYGGRGADLFGWLAFEEEYWAAGAPGRVSQNGISLLAPTLFDHGTAGQRARLLPPMAGGEVIWAQAWSEPEAGSDLAALRSRAVRTEGGWLLSGQKTWSSRAAFADRAFGIFRTDPGAARPHQGLTYLMFGLRDPRVTVRPVGRLDGKPAFAEVFLDEVFVPDEDVIGEPGQGWRIAMSATGAERGLTLRSPGRFLAAADRLTELWREAGDPADTALRDRVADAVIGARAYQLFTAASASRFAAGAALGAESSLNKVFWSQYDIALHETALDLLGPDAEAADGPWAEGYVFALAGPVYAGTNEIQRDIIAERLLGLPKGRR; encoded by the coding sequence ATGGATCTGGCGCGGACAGCACGGACCGAGGCACTGCGCGCCGAGGCGAGGGAGTGGCTGCGCGCCCATGTGCCCGCCCGGCCGCTCCCGTCCCTGGAGACGGCGGAGGGGTTCGCCGCGCACCGGGAGTGGGAGGCGGAGCTGTACGGGGGCGGGTGGTCGGCGGTCTCCTGGCCGGAGGAGTACGGGGGCCGGGGCGCGGATCTCTTCGGGTGGCTGGCGTTCGAGGAGGAGTACTGGGCGGCGGGCGCCCCCGGCCGGGTCTCCCAGAACGGGATCAGCCTCCTCGCCCCGACCCTCTTCGACCACGGCACCGCCGGGCAGCGGGCCCGGCTGCTGCCGCCGATGGCGGGCGGCGAGGTGATCTGGGCGCAGGCGTGGTCGGAGCCGGAGGCCGGTTCGGACCTGGCGGCGCTGCGGTCCCGGGCGGTGCGCACGGAGGGCGGCTGGCTGCTGTCGGGGCAGAAGACGTGGTCCTCGCGGGCGGCGTTCGCGGACCGGGCGTTCGGGATCTTCCGTACGGACCCGGGGGCGGCCAGACCCCACCAGGGGCTCACGTACCTGATGTTCGGCCTGCGCGACCCCAGGGTCACGGTCCGGCCGGTCGGGCGGCTGGACGGGAAGCCCGCGTTCGCCGAGGTCTTCCTCGACGAGGTCTTCGTACCGGACGAGGACGTCATCGGGGAGCCGGGGCAGGGCTGGCGCATCGCCATGTCGGCCACCGGTGCCGAGCGCGGCCTCACCCTCCGCTCCCCCGGCCGCTTCCTGGCCGCCGCCGACCGGCTGACGGAGCTGTGGCGGGAGGCGGGCGACCCGGCGGACACGGCGCTGCGGGACCGGGTGGCGGACGCGGTGATCGGGGCACGGGCCTACCAGCTGTTCACGGCCGCCTCCGCCTCCCGGTTCGCGGCGGGGGCGGCGCTCGGCGCGGAGTCCAGCCTGAACAAGGTGTTCTGGTCGCAGTACGACATCGCGCTGCACGAGACCGCGCTCGACCTGCTCGGCCCGGACGCGGAGGCGGCGGACGGGCCGTGGGCGGAGGGGTACGTCTTCGCGCTGGCGGGTCCGGTCTACGCGGGGACGAACGAGATCCAGCGCGACATCATCGCCGAGCGGCTGCTCGGCCTGCCGAAGGGACGGCGCTGA